The Virgibacillus siamensis sequence CTTCATCTTCTGAAATTTCGTTCACAATTTTACATCCAACTACTGCCATCTGCATGCTCTCATACCGATTTGCCTGTGCACGTTCACACAACAGTTGAATGGTCAATTTAATGGATATATAGGAAGGTGTCAGTCGGTATGCCGGAATCCCTTCCGTTTTTAAAGCATCATACGTTGATTTAAGAGCGGTAATGGCAACTTCTGTTTTACCTTTTTCGTAAAGCGTTTTATGAAACTTTGTTAATTTAGCCAGGGTGTCATAACCCTCATAAGGCTCATTATAGTAAGTCAAAGCATCTAGATTATAAAATGCCATCACTTTGGACATTTCCTCATTGGTTATCGCATCAATGCTAATATTTCGAAAAATCTTCCCCTGATTTAGCTGCGCATCCATTAAAATACCGAAAAAACTCGAACCATGAAGTGTAGGATAGCTTCCTTCCCCTGCAGTAATGTACTTCCGCTCTATAGCCAGCGAATAATTCATAATTCCGGAAAACAGCCACTGATCAACCAATAATCTATTTTGCTTCAGAATTGATTTAATTTCACTTACTTCCTGATAAATAAAGGGCTTAAATTCAATTTCCGGAAAATCATCAGCAACCTTTAATATGCGGCCAACTGACTCCCTCGGTCCAATAACCCCAATCGTGATATGCAACATTCATCACCACCTTATGAAATTTTCTGCTCACTCCCCCTTTTTTATATTTAAGGAATTTATCCTTTATTATTCCTTAAATGCATATTACTAAAAATATTCAGTTATGTCTATATTTTTTCAACTCTTAGAAATCATTTTTTTCCATCCTTTTTTGGTACCTGTTTAAACACAAAAAAAGACTTATCCTTCAAGTCACAAATGACCTTTTGGATTAGCCTTTTTTGAAAAAATGGTTTTTATGAATTGGTTACCCGATTGCCGGGACAGGGATCACTTACTTCTCCCTTATCACCCCTGCAAATCCTCAATAAACGTCTTCAAAACTTGAATCGCCTTCACACAATCGTTTAATTCCGACCACTCCGCCGGATTATGACTAATGCCATCTTTACTTTGAACAAACAGCATGGCAATTGGCAATTCCGTTCCGACAATCATTGCATCGTGTCCCGCTCCGCTTGGCAACTTGAAACACTCCATATTATTACCTTCGAAAGCTCTTTCCAAGTCTTTTTGTATTGTCTTCTTCACCGGAACCGGAGCAACACGTGTCTTTTCTTGTGTATCCAAGGCAACCTCATATGTTTTTGCAATACTTGTTGCAATCTTTAGCGTTTCATTGACTAGCCGATCCCTTGTTTCAGTATGAATATCCCGGATATCAACGTACAGCGTGACTTTTCCAGGAATTACATTAACCCCGTTTGGTTCCACAAATTGTTTCCCTACAGTTGCAACAGCGGAATCACTAATCGTTGCAGGTAATTTATTTACCTCAACAATAAATTCACTGGCAGCAACCAGTGCATCATGCCGGTCATTCATTGGGGTGTTCCCTGCATGACCTGCCTTCCCTTCAAAAGTTAGTTCGAGCCAGCAGGGTCCGGCAATACCGGTTACAATGCCACACGGAAGTCCTTTTTTCTCAAGGCGCTTTCCCTGCTCAATATGTACTTCAATGAACATTTCAATGTCAGTTGGATTACGCTTGGCATTTGAATAACTGTCCACACTCAAATCAATATCTTCCAATACTTCGGAAAAACTCCAACCATTTTGGTCGTGAAACTTTTTCTTTTCTTCCAAATTGCCTTTACCCATCATCGCTTCACTGCCATTCAGACCACCGCTGAACCGGGAACCTTCCTCATCGGAAAAAATCACCACTTCAAAAGGTTTATTCGGATGATACCCGGTTTCCCTCCATGCCTCGGCAACCTCCAGCGCTGCCAACACACCTAATGGCCCGTCGAAATGACCGCCATTAGGCACACTGTCAACATGGGAACCACTCAAAATTGCCGGAACATTGGAATGCTTTCCTTCCAGACGTCCAAACACATTACCGGCACCATCTGTATGTACGTCCAAACCAGCTTCCCGCATCCAGCCAGCAACCAGATCCTTTGCCCTCTTTTCTCCTTTTGAAAACCCTGGACGGTTGGAACCGTTATCCTTGGTCAGTCCAATTTTTGCTATTTCATGCAGACGATTGGCCAGCCTTTCGCCATATATACCGTTTCCATCATTACCATCGTCATATGATTTAAGCAGCTCCGCACACAAATCGTTCACCATTATGATTACCCTCCTGTACATAAAAATAAAAGGAAACATGCCCAATACAAGACACATTTCCTTATAACGTATTTATTCCAACACGTTTTTTTCAATCTTTCCGTTTTTCACGACAACCTGGATTGTATCATTATCCGCTAACGCATGAATATCATCTAATGGATTCCCCTGCACTACCACAACATCGGCAAGTTTTCCTTCCTCGAGCGTCCCAATGTCACTTTCCCAGCCAAGACATTCTGCAGCTGTTTTTGTTGAAGCAACAATTGATTCCATTGGTGTCATCCCAATGTCTGTCATCAGACCCAGTTCGCGAAGATTCGTACCATGTTTCATCACACCGGCATCGGTCCCCATCGCAATTTTGACTCCGGCCTCATGCGCTTTTGCAATACTTGCTTTATGATATTCAATTACCTCTTTTGATTTTTCAACTGCTGTATCCGGCATCCCTTTTTCGTTTGCCGTTTCAAGCACCGCTACCGGGGCAAGCAATGTCGGCACCAGAAATGTCCCATTCTCCAGCATCATCTCAATTGCTTCATCATCCAGAAAAATACCATGTTCAATTGAGTGCACTCCTGCTTTTACCGCATTTTTAATCCCTTCCGCACCTTGGGCATGCGCCATTACTTTAACACCTTTTCGGAACTTACCCTCCTGAACAATTGTTTGCAATTCCTCCGGTGAAAACTGTGTAAATTCCGGATGATCAGTTGCACTTAACACACCACCTGTTGCGTGTACCTTGATCACCTCTGCCCCTGCACGAAGCATTTCACGTGTTTTTTTCCGTACTTCTTCCACCCCATCACATTTTCCATGAGGCATGCCGGGATAACCCGAAGGAAGCAAGTCCTGTACACTTCCCGAAACAGTATAACCGTCTCCATGCCCTCCCGTTATTGTCAAAGCATTAATACTTAACTGGAGCCGCGGTCCGGAAATCAGACCTTCTTCCACAGCTTTTTTCACACCCAGATCGGTCCCCAATGCATCACGTACAGAAGTAACACCGGCATGCAGTGTATTTTTCAAATATTGCGCTGCCTGAAAATACATGAACGAGAATGGTGTCTCTAATCGCTGGGCAATTGGAGCAAATTCCATCATCATATGAACGTGCGAATCAATAATTCCCGGAAGAATTGTACCGCCTTTCGCATCCACAATCGATTCATCACCAGATACGGTATAGCCTTCTTCAGCGCCGGCATATACGATTTTATTTCCTTCGATTGCCACCAATGCCTGTTGCTTAGGCTCTCCACCGTTCCCGTCTATTAATAATCCATTTTTAATAATTGTTTTCCCCATTGATAACACTCCCATTTACAAAGTTTGAACTAGAATACCCGCTATAAGAACGGACACAATTGTCACGGTTGTAAAACCGCCAATTAACATTGGAGTTAGCAGTTCATTAAAAATTTGTTTTTCCTCTTCCTCATTCTCTGCAACACTCCGACTTACCTCTTCACACAAAATATAATCACCAGGAAAGCCGAACAACGCGGTTAATGCAACTGGCATTCCTTTATATGGATGCCAATTGACCAGTTTCGAGGTTAAATAGCCCCCAATACTAAGTCCGGCCGTTCCAAGCACCAATATCAAAATAATGCTTGGCAGATTCTCCAGTGCATCCTGTGGACTTACATTCCCCATCGTTCCAATAACAACGAAAATGATTGCAAGCATCGTAATCGTGAATGAATTCGCCCTTTCAAGAGATTTTTCCTCAAATAAGCCGAGCTTCAGGCCAACTACACCAATTGCCAAACACCACAGACTGTAGTGAATCGGCGTAATTTCTCCTAGCGCAATACCAATGGATGCACCAACAAAGATGAAAAACAGCTTTAACGTTGCACTGGATTTCAGCGGGCTTACCTTTTTGGCACCCTTTTCTTCTTTTATCGTTGCTGCTGCCAGTTGATCCGCAGCAACATAGCTGCCATTATTCATCTCTTTTTTCATCTTCACCGCATATCGCCGCATAAAATTCATCGCAAGCGGCATTCCGAGAACTCCCTGAAATGCTACGATTAATGCAGGAATTACAACAAGACTGGAAAGACCCAGCTCAGTCAGTTTTTCCGATGTAACAATTAATGCTATGATACCGCCGCTTACCGGTCCAACACCAGCAACTGCCGTCGGATAGTCGTAAACCAATGGAACAATAATCAAAATCAGCGTCCCGGATACCAAAATACCACCTAAAGCAACAAGCACAGCCTTATACTGGCGCTTCAAAGTAGTAAAAGGTATGAGCGTACCCATATGCAAAATGGCCGGACCGACTAAAATAGCACCCAAAGCCGCAAACGTTGACTTCTCTAAGATATCTTCCGGAAAGATACCCGTCCATTTACAAACGAGGAATCCGACCATTGCTGTTAAAAGCATTGGTACTCTTGCCCTGGATATAATGGATAACCATTCACCCAGTGCGATTAACGCAAAAATGATAACTGTTGCTATAAGTGGATTGCTTAGCATAAAATTCCTCTCCCCCCCTTATTGAAAAAACCAAGCATATTAATATCAGAAGATACTAATAATTACGTGTTTACAATTATACATCAACACATCAATTAGCGATAAATGTGCTTGGCAATTTTCTTAAAATTCAATGGATAATAAAAATAATGTTACTAGATTATCATACATTTTTGATAAATGAAAGAATGCTATCCAAGTAATGTTAGTGTCATATTATACCATGGTTTTACATTGACAAAATCACCGTCCAGACAGCATAGTAAATATAAGAAAACCATCATAGAAAGGTAAATAACAATGGCTAAAAATGATACTCGATATAAAATTCTGGAAGCAGCTTCAAGTATTGTACAGGAAGACGGAATATTAGATTTAACCTTGGAAGCAGCGGCTGATCGGGCTGGTGTCAGTAAGGGCGGGCTGCTGTATCACTTTCCTTCCAAGGATGCGCTCATCGGGGGAATGGTTCAATATCTGATGGAGAATTACGCAGCCAGTATGCAGCAGGAAGCGGATCAGGATCCTGACGAAAAAGGGAGATGGACACGTGCTTTTATTAAAGAAACCTTTCAACAGAGCACACCATCAAAAAATATGGATGCCGGATTAATGGCAGCAGCAGCCTTCAATCCCGATTTGTTAAAACCGGTGCAGGATGCATATGAAAATTGGCAGCAAAAAATTGAAAATGATGGATTTGAACCAGTTAATGCCACCATCTTACGTCTTGCAGTGGACGGCCTCTGGTTTTCAGAAATTTTTGGACTGGCCCCCCTTGAAAAAAACAGGCGCGCTAAAGTTCTGGAAAGGCTGATTCAATTGACAAAGGAAAAATAAGCAATGGCTACAGCAATTTTGTCTCGTCCATTATTTCCTTCCCGAACACGAAAAGTGTCACAAGCGGCTGAAAATGAAAACCCCGTACCACCAAACATGGTACGGGAAATCCTTTCGACATATTACGGCAAATTCCGGGTGGTGCCAGAAACCTATATTTACCCCTTCTTCCCACTCAAAGCAATCCCTTCAACAAAGGCCTTTTGAAAAAATACAAATATAATAATAAGTGGCCAGGATGCCAAAAATGTTCCTGCCATTAAGAGTGGATAATTAGTGCTATACTGCCCCTGCAATGAAGCCAATCCTGCCGATAAAGGCATTTTCTCCGGTGAACTATTCACAATTAACGGCCATAATAAATCATTCCAAGACCAGATAATAGTAAATATCGCCAAGGCAATTAAACCCGGCTTTGCCAATGGAAGCATAATCCTCCAATAAATCTGGAAGTGATTACACCCATCCAGTTTAGCAGCTTCTTCCAGTTCATCAGGCATTGTCATAAAGAATTGCCTTAATAAAAATGTTCCAAACGCACTGAACAGTCCAGGCAGTACTAGAGCTGTTAATGTATTAAGCAAACCTAAATTTGCTATAATTTGATACTGCGGAATTAAAAAGGCCTGAGGAGGAACCATTAATACTGAAAGATAAAGTATAAAAAAGAAATTCCTTCCTGGAAACTTTATTCTCGCAAAGGCATAGGCAGCTAAAGAACAAAGGAATAATTGCCCTACTGTTTTTGCAACTGTTGTTATAAACGTATTCCAATAAAACCTTCCAAATGGCAATGATTCAAATACATCCTTGTAATTGCTCCATTGAAAATCAGATGGAAAAATGACAGGTGGTACATGGACGGCCTCTTCCAATGATTTTAAGGATGTTAACACCATCCATAAAAATGGTCCGAACATTAAAATCGAGCCTGAAATAAGCAAAATATGAATAACAAGTTTACGTGATTTGGACAGAGTATTCATTCAAAACACTCCCTTTAGCTATAGTGAACCCATTTCTTTTGCAACCTGAATTGTATAATTGTAAGCACTAAAATAACGATAAATAGGACAAACGCCATTGCCGCGGCTATTCCCTTATCACCTACTACAAAGGCATATTGATAAAATAAATAAATAATTGATTGGGCATTATCAATTGCTGGATTGGTTGGACTAACCATCATAAAAATAAAATCAAACACCTGGAATGCTCCAATGAACGATATAACGGTTACAAAAAAGATAGTAGGCGAAAGTAATGGCAAGGTAATTCGAAAAAATGTATAGA is a genomic window containing:
- a CDS encoding TetR/AcrR family transcriptional regulator → MAKNDTRYKILEAASSIVQEDGILDLTLEAAADRAGVSKGGLLYHFPSKDALIGGMVQYLMENYAASMQQEADQDPDEKGRWTRAFIKETFQQSTPSKNMDAGLMAAAAFNPDLLKPVQDAYENWQQKIENDGFEPVNATILRLAVDGLWFSEIFGLAPLEKNRRAKVLERLIQLTKEK
- a CDS encoding metal-dependent hydrolase family protein produces the protein MGKTIIKNGLLIDGNGGEPKQQALVAIEGNKIVYAGAEEGYTVSGDESIVDAKGGTILPGIIDSHVHMMMEFAPIAQRLETPFSFMYFQAAQYLKNTLHAGVTSVRDALGTDLGVKKAVEEGLISGPRLQLSINALTITGGHGDGYTVSGSVQDLLPSGYPGMPHGKCDGVEEVRKKTREMLRAGAEVIKVHATGGVLSATDHPEFTQFSPEELQTIVQEGKFRKGVKVMAHAQGAEGIKNAVKAGVHSIEHGIFLDDEAIEMMLENGTFLVPTLLAPVAVLETANEKGMPDTAVEKSKEVIEYHKASIAKAHEAGVKIAMGTDAGVMKHGTNLRELGLMTDIGMTPMESIVASTKTAAECLGWESDIGTLEEGKLADVVVVQGNPLDDIHALADNDTIQVVVKNGKIEKNVLE
- a CDS encoding M20 family metallo-hydrolase; the protein is MVNDLCAELLKSYDDGNDGNGIYGERLANRLHEIAKIGLTKDNGSNRPGFSKGEKRAKDLVAGWMREAGLDVHTDGAGNVFGRLEGKHSNVPAILSGSHVDSVPNGGHFDGPLGVLAALEVAEAWRETGYHPNKPFEVVIFSDEEGSRFSGGLNGSEAMMGKGNLEEKKKFHDQNGWSFSEVLEDIDLSVDSYSNAKRNPTDIEMFIEVHIEQGKRLEKKGLPCGIVTGIAGPCWLELTFEGKAGHAGNTPMNDRHDALVAASEFIVEVNKLPATISDSAVATVGKQFVEPNGVNVIPGKVTLYVDIRDIHTETRDRLVNETLKIATSIAKTYEVALDTQEKTRVAPVPVKKTIQKDLERAFEGNNMECFKLPSGAGHDAMIVGTELPIAMLFVQSKDGISHNPAEWSELNDCVKAIQVLKTFIEDLQG
- a CDS encoding carbohydrate ABC transporter permease is translated as MNTLSKSRKLVIHILLISGSILMFGPFLWMVLTSLKSLEEAVHVPPVIFPSDFQWSNYKDVFESLPFGRFYWNTFITTVAKTVGQLFLCSLAAYAFARIKFPGRNFFFILYLSVLMVPPQAFLIPQYQIIANLGLLNTLTALVLPGLFSAFGTFLLRQFFMTMPDELEEAAKLDGCNHFQIYWRIMLPLAKPGLIALAIFTIIWSWNDLLWPLIVNSSPEKMPLSAGLASLQGQYSTNYPLLMAGTFLASWPLIIIFVFFQKAFVEGIALSGKKG